One window from the genome of Chrysemys picta bellii isolate R12L10 chromosome 15, ASM1138683v2, whole genome shotgun sequence encodes:
- the RILPL1 gene encoding RILP-like protein 1 isoform X1: MDGGGGVSSSALEKNVAELTVMDVYDIASLVGQEFERVIDQHGCEAIARLMPKVVRVLEILEVLVSRNHINPEMEELRLELDRLRLERMDRIEKEKKHQKELELVEDVWRGEAQDLLTQIAQLQEENKQLMTNLSHKDINFTEEEFQKHEGMSERERQVMKKLKEVVDKQRDEIRAKDRELGLKNEDVEALQQQQNRLMKINHDLRHRITVVEAQGKALIEQKVELEAYLQTKEQEMGTLRAELGKLREKLQGEHSQNGEEIKTEPNNDDFLSESEKMALDLKDPNRPRFTLQELRDVLHERNELKSRVFLLQEELLYYKSEETEEETRSPQPTPIINSKTSTQPESGIKRLFSFFSRDKKRMQTTQKNVHFQDTFGEWADSNKEDSYTEQGQEALQHL, translated from the exons atggacgggggtgggggtgtctcctCCTCGGCCCTGGAGAAGAACGTGGCGGAGCTGACGGTCATGGACGTGTACGACATCGCCTCGCTGGTGGGGCAGGAGTTCGAGCGGGTCATTGACCAGCACGGCTGCGAGGCCATCGCCCGCCTCATGCCCAAGGTGGTGCGGGTGCTGGAGATCTTGGAGGTGCTGGTGAGCCGCAATCACATCAACCCCGAAATggaggagctgcggctggagctgGATCGGCTCCGGCTGGAGAGGATGGACCGGATCGAGAAGGAGAAGAAGCACCAgaag GAATTAGAACTGGTGGAGGATGTATGGAGAGGGGAAGCACAGGATCTTCTTACCCAAATTGCTCAGCTTCAGGAAGAGAACAAACAGCTGATGACAAACCTGTCGCACAAAGACATCAATTTCACAGAAGAGGAATTTCAGAAACACGAAG GAATGTCGGAGAGGGAGAGGCAAGTGATGAAGAAGCTGAAGGAAGTGGTAGATAAACAAAGGGATGAGATCAGAGCCAAGGACCGGGAACTGGGACTTAAAAATGAGGATGTGGAGGCA CTGCAACAACAACAGAACAGGCTAATGAAAATTAATCACGACCTTCGGCACAGAATCACAGTAGTTGAGGCTCAAGGGAAAGCGCTGATTGAGCAGAAGGTGGAATTGGAAGCATATCTGCAAACCAAGGAACAGGAGATGGGCACTTTGAGGGCAGAGCTTGGGAAGCTGAGAGAGAAGCTACAGGGGGAGCACAGCCAAAATGGAGAAGAAATAAAG ACAGAACCTAACAATGATGACTTTCTCTCTGAATCGGAGAAGATGGCTCTGGATTTAAAAGATCCAAACCGTCCAAGATTTACTCTACAAGAACTACGGGATGTCTTACACGAGCGGAATGAACTGAAGTCTAGAGTGTTTTTGTTGCAGGAGGAGCTTTTATATTATAAGAG TGAGGAAACAGAAGAAGAAACTAGATCCCCTCAACCTACACCCATAATTAATTCAAAAACCTCAACTCAGCCAGAATCTGGAATCAAACGACT GTTTAGTTTCTTCTCTCGTGATAAAAAACGCATGCAGACGACACAGAAAAACGTTCACTTCCAGGATACTTTTGGCGAATGGGCAGATTCAAACAAAGAGGACTCCTACACCGAACAAGGCCAAGAGGCCCTTCAGCATCTGTGA
- the RILPL1 gene encoding RILP-like protein 1 isoform X5 gives MDGGGGVSSSALEKNVAELTVMDVYDIASLVGQEFERVIDQHGCEAIARLMPKVVRVLEILEVLVSRNHINPEMEELRLELDRLRLERMDRIEKEKKHQKELELVEDVWRGEAQDLLTQIAQLQEENKQLMTNLSHKDINFTEEEFQKHEGMSERERQVMKKLKEVVDKQRDEIRAKDRELGLKNEDVEALQQQQNRLMKINHDLRHRITVVEAQGKALIEQKVELEAYLQTKEQEMGTLRAELGKLREKLQGEHSQNGEEIKTEPNNDDFLSESEKMALDLKDPNRPRFTLQELRDVLHERNELKSRVFLLQEELLYYKSEETEEETRSPQPTPIINSKTSTQPESGIKRLRT, from the exons atggacgggggtgggggtgtctcctCCTCGGCCCTGGAGAAGAACGTGGCGGAGCTGACGGTCATGGACGTGTACGACATCGCCTCGCTGGTGGGGCAGGAGTTCGAGCGGGTCATTGACCAGCACGGCTGCGAGGCCATCGCCCGCCTCATGCCCAAGGTGGTGCGGGTGCTGGAGATCTTGGAGGTGCTGGTGAGCCGCAATCACATCAACCCCGAAATggaggagctgcggctggagctgGATCGGCTCCGGCTGGAGAGGATGGACCGGATCGAGAAGGAGAAGAAGCACCAgaag GAATTAGAACTGGTGGAGGATGTATGGAGAGGGGAAGCACAGGATCTTCTTACCCAAATTGCTCAGCTTCAGGAAGAGAACAAACAGCTGATGACAAACCTGTCGCACAAAGACATCAATTTCACAGAAGAGGAATTTCAGAAACACGAAG GAATGTCGGAGAGGGAGAGGCAAGTGATGAAGAAGCTGAAGGAAGTGGTAGATAAACAAAGGGATGAGATCAGAGCCAAGGACCGGGAACTGGGACTTAAAAATGAGGATGTGGAGGCA CTGCAACAACAACAGAACAGGCTAATGAAAATTAATCACGACCTTCGGCACAGAATCACAGTAGTTGAGGCTCAAGGGAAAGCGCTGATTGAGCAGAAGGTGGAATTGGAAGCATATCTGCAAACCAAGGAACAGGAGATGGGCACTTTGAGGGCAGAGCTTGGGAAGCTGAGAGAGAAGCTACAGGGGGAGCACAGCCAAAATGGAGAAGAAATAAAG ACAGAACCTAACAATGATGACTTTCTCTCTGAATCGGAGAAGATGGCTCTGGATTTAAAAGATCCAAACCGTCCAAGATTTACTCTACAAGAACTACGGGATGTCTTACACGAGCGGAATGAACTGAAGTCTAGAGTGTTTTTGTTGCAGGAGGAGCTTTTATATTATAAGAG TGAGGAAACAGAAGAAGAAACTAGATCCCCTCAACCTACACCCATAATTAATTCAAAAACCTCAACTCAGCCAGAATCTGGAATCAAACGACT tagaacCTAA
- the RILPL1 gene encoding RILP-like protein 1 isoform X4 → MDGGGGVSSSALEKNVAELTVMDVYDIASLVGQEFERVIDQHGCEAIARLMPKVVRVLEILEVLVSRNHINPEMEELRLELDRLRLERMDRIEKEKKHQKELELVEDVWRGEAQDLLTQIAQLQEENKQLMTNLSHKDINFTEEEFQKHEGMSERERQVMKKLKEVVDKQRDEIRAKDRELGLKNEDVEALQQQQNRLMKINHDLRHRITVVEAQGKALIEQKVELEAYLQTKEQEMGTLRAELGKLREKLQGEHSQNGEEIKTEPNNDDFLSESEKMALDLKDPNRPRFTLQELRDVLHERNELKSRVFLLQEELLYYKSEETEEETRSPQPTPIINSKTSTQPESGIKRLQCA, encoded by the exons atggacgggggtgggggtgtctcctCCTCGGCCCTGGAGAAGAACGTGGCGGAGCTGACGGTCATGGACGTGTACGACATCGCCTCGCTGGTGGGGCAGGAGTTCGAGCGGGTCATTGACCAGCACGGCTGCGAGGCCATCGCCCGCCTCATGCCCAAGGTGGTGCGGGTGCTGGAGATCTTGGAGGTGCTGGTGAGCCGCAATCACATCAACCCCGAAATggaggagctgcggctggagctgGATCGGCTCCGGCTGGAGAGGATGGACCGGATCGAGAAGGAGAAGAAGCACCAgaag GAATTAGAACTGGTGGAGGATGTATGGAGAGGGGAAGCACAGGATCTTCTTACCCAAATTGCTCAGCTTCAGGAAGAGAACAAACAGCTGATGACAAACCTGTCGCACAAAGACATCAATTTCACAGAAGAGGAATTTCAGAAACACGAAG GAATGTCGGAGAGGGAGAGGCAAGTGATGAAGAAGCTGAAGGAAGTGGTAGATAAACAAAGGGATGAGATCAGAGCCAAGGACCGGGAACTGGGACTTAAAAATGAGGATGTGGAGGCA CTGCAACAACAACAGAACAGGCTAATGAAAATTAATCACGACCTTCGGCACAGAATCACAGTAGTTGAGGCTCAAGGGAAAGCGCTGATTGAGCAGAAGGTGGAATTGGAAGCATATCTGCAAACCAAGGAACAGGAGATGGGCACTTTGAGGGCAGAGCTTGGGAAGCTGAGAGAGAAGCTACAGGGGGAGCACAGCCAAAATGGAGAAGAAATAAAG ACAGAACCTAACAATGATGACTTTCTCTCTGAATCGGAGAAGATGGCTCTGGATTTAAAAGATCCAAACCGTCCAAGATTTACTCTACAAGAACTACGGGATGTCTTACACGAGCGGAATGAACTGAAGTCTAGAGTGTTTTTGTTGCAGGAGGAGCTTTTATATTATAAGAG TGAGGAAACAGAAGAAGAAACTAGATCCCCTCAACCTACACCCATAATTAATTCAAAAACCTCAACTCAGCCAGAATCTGGAATCAAACGACT CCAGtgtgcctga
- the RILPL1 gene encoding RILP-like protein 1 isoform X3 yields MDGGGGVSSSALEKNVAELTVMDVYDIASLVGQEFERVIDQHGCEAIARLMPKVVRVLEILEVLVSRNHINPEMEELRLELDRLRLERMDRIEKEKKHQKELELVEDVWRGEAQDLLTQIAQLQEENKQLMTNLSHKDINFTEEEFQKHEGMSERERQVMKKLKEVVDKQRDEIRAKDRELGLKNEDVEALQQQQNRLMKINHDLRHRITVVEAQGKALIEQKVELEAYLQTKEQEMGTLRAELGKLREKLQGEHSQNGEEIKTEPNNDDFLSESEKMALDLKDPNRPRFTLQELRDVLHERNELKSRVFLLQEELLYYKSEETEEETRSPQPTPIINSKTSTQPESGIKRLIFTAIMPMVAAGLIPDDPTLQPIRRLVSL; encoded by the exons atggacgggggtgggggtgtctcctCCTCGGCCCTGGAGAAGAACGTGGCGGAGCTGACGGTCATGGACGTGTACGACATCGCCTCGCTGGTGGGGCAGGAGTTCGAGCGGGTCATTGACCAGCACGGCTGCGAGGCCATCGCCCGCCTCATGCCCAAGGTGGTGCGGGTGCTGGAGATCTTGGAGGTGCTGGTGAGCCGCAATCACATCAACCCCGAAATggaggagctgcggctggagctgGATCGGCTCCGGCTGGAGAGGATGGACCGGATCGAGAAGGAGAAGAAGCACCAgaag GAATTAGAACTGGTGGAGGATGTATGGAGAGGGGAAGCACAGGATCTTCTTACCCAAATTGCTCAGCTTCAGGAAGAGAACAAACAGCTGATGACAAACCTGTCGCACAAAGACATCAATTTCACAGAAGAGGAATTTCAGAAACACGAAG GAATGTCGGAGAGGGAGAGGCAAGTGATGAAGAAGCTGAAGGAAGTGGTAGATAAACAAAGGGATGAGATCAGAGCCAAGGACCGGGAACTGGGACTTAAAAATGAGGATGTGGAGGCA CTGCAACAACAACAGAACAGGCTAATGAAAATTAATCACGACCTTCGGCACAGAATCACAGTAGTTGAGGCTCAAGGGAAAGCGCTGATTGAGCAGAAGGTGGAATTGGAAGCATATCTGCAAACCAAGGAACAGGAGATGGGCACTTTGAGGGCAGAGCTTGGGAAGCTGAGAGAGAAGCTACAGGGGGAGCACAGCCAAAATGGAGAAGAAATAAAG ACAGAACCTAACAATGATGACTTTCTCTCTGAATCGGAGAAGATGGCTCTGGATTTAAAAGATCCAAACCGTCCAAGATTTACTCTACAAGAACTACGGGATGTCTTACACGAGCGGAATGAACTGAAGTCTAGAGTGTTTTTGTTGCAGGAGGAGCTTTTATATTATAAGAG TGAGGAAACAGAAGAAGAAACTAGATCCCCTCAACCTACACCCATAATTAATTCAAAAACCTCAACTCAGCCAGAATCTGGAATCAAACGACT GATCTTTACAGCCATAATGCCCATGGTAGCAGCTGGATTGATTCCAGATGATCCCACATTGCAGCCAATAAGAAGACTTGTGTCCCtt tag
- the RILPL1 gene encoding RILP-like protein 1 isoform X2, translating to MDGGGGVSSSALEKNVAELTVMDVYDIASLVGQEFERVIDQHGCEAIARLMPKVVRVLEILEVLVSRNHINPEMEELRLELDRLRLERMDRIEKEKKHQKELELVEDVWRGEAQDLLTQIAQLQEENKQLMTNLSHKDINFTEEEFQKHEGMSERERQVMKKLKEVVDKQRDEIRAKDRELGLKNEDVEALQQQQNRLMKINHDLRHRITVVEAQGKALIEQKVELEAYLQTKEQEMGTLRAELGKLREKLQGEHSQNGEEIKTEPNNDDFLSESEKMALDLKDPNRPRFTLQELRDVLHERNELKSRVFLLQEELLYYKSEETEEETRSPQPTPIINSKTSTQPESGIKRLIFTAIMPMVAAGLIPDDPTLQPIRRLVSLV from the exons atggacgggggtgggggtgtctcctCCTCGGCCCTGGAGAAGAACGTGGCGGAGCTGACGGTCATGGACGTGTACGACATCGCCTCGCTGGTGGGGCAGGAGTTCGAGCGGGTCATTGACCAGCACGGCTGCGAGGCCATCGCCCGCCTCATGCCCAAGGTGGTGCGGGTGCTGGAGATCTTGGAGGTGCTGGTGAGCCGCAATCACATCAACCCCGAAATggaggagctgcggctggagctgGATCGGCTCCGGCTGGAGAGGATGGACCGGATCGAGAAGGAGAAGAAGCACCAgaag GAATTAGAACTGGTGGAGGATGTATGGAGAGGGGAAGCACAGGATCTTCTTACCCAAATTGCTCAGCTTCAGGAAGAGAACAAACAGCTGATGACAAACCTGTCGCACAAAGACATCAATTTCACAGAAGAGGAATTTCAGAAACACGAAG GAATGTCGGAGAGGGAGAGGCAAGTGATGAAGAAGCTGAAGGAAGTGGTAGATAAACAAAGGGATGAGATCAGAGCCAAGGACCGGGAACTGGGACTTAAAAATGAGGATGTGGAGGCA CTGCAACAACAACAGAACAGGCTAATGAAAATTAATCACGACCTTCGGCACAGAATCACAGTAGTTGAGGCTCAAGGGAAAGCGCTGATTGAGCAGAAGGTGGAATTGGAAGCATATCTGCAAACCAAGGAACAGGAGATGGGCACTTTGAGGGCAGAGCTTGGGAAGCTGAGAGAGAAGCTACAGGGGGAGCACAGCCAAAATGGAGAAGAAATAAAG ACAGAACCTAACAATGATGACTTTCTCTCTGAATCGGAGAAGATGGCTCTGGATTTAAAAGATCCAAACCGTCCAAGATTTACTCTACAAGAACTACGGGATGTCTTACACGAGCGGAATGAACTGAAGTCTAGAGTGTTTTTGTTGCAGGAGGAGCTTTTATATTATAAGAG TGAGGAAACAGAAGAAGAAACTAGATCCCCTCAACCTACACCCATAATTAATTCAAAAACCTCAACTCAGCCAGAATCTGGAATCAAACGACT GATCTTTACAGCCATAATGCCCATGGTAGCAGCTGGATTGATTCCAGATGATCCCACATTGCAGCCAATAAGAAGACTTGTGTCCCtt GTTTAG
- the RILPL1 gene encoding RILP-like protein 1 isoform X6, with translation MDGGGGVSSSALEKNVAELTVMDVYDIASLVGQEFERVIDQHGCEAIARLMPKVVRVLEILEVLVSRNHINPEMEELRLELDRLRLERMDRIEKEKKHQKELELVEDVWRGEAQDLLTQIAQLQEENKQLMTNLSHKDINFTEEEFQKHEGMSERERQVMKKLKEVVDKQRDEIRAKDRELGLKNEDVEATEPNNDDFLSESEKMALDLKDPNRPRFTLQELRDVLHERNELKSRVFLLQEELLYYKSEETEEETRSPQPTPIINSKTSTQPESGIKRLFSFFSRDKKRMQTTQKNVHFQDTFGEWADSNKEDSYTEQGQEALQHL, from the exons atggacgggggtgggggtgtctcctCCTCGGCCCTGGAGAAGAACGTGGCGGAGCTGACGGTCATGGACGTGTACGACATCGCCTCGCTGGTGGGGCAGGAGTTCGAGCGGGTCATTGACCAGCACGGCTGCGAGGCCATCGCCCGCCTCATGCCCAAGGTGGTGCGGGTGCTGGAGATCTTGGAGGTGCTGGTGAGCCGCAATCACATCAACCCCGAAATggaggagctgcggctggagctgGATCGGCTCCGGCTGGAGAGGATGGACCGGATCGAGAAGGAGAAGAAGCACCAgaag GAATTAGAACTGGTGGAGGATGTATGGAGAGGGGAAGCACAGGATCTTCTTACCCAAATTGCTCAGCTTCAGGAAGAGAACAAACAGCTGATGACAAACCTGTCGCACAAAGACATCAATTTCACAGAAGAGGAATTTCAGAAACACGAAG GAATGTCGGAGAGGGAGAGGCAAGTGATGAAGAAGCTGAAGGAAGTGGTAGATAAACAAAGGGATGAGATCAGAGCCAAGGACCGGGAACTGGGACTTAAAAATGAGGATGTGGAGGCA ACAGAACCTAACAATGATGACTTTCTCTCTGAATCGGAGAAGATGGCTCTGGATTTAAAAGATCCAAACCGTCCAAGATTTACTCTACAAGAACTACGGGATGTCTTACACGAGCGGAATGAACTGAAGTCTAGAGTGTTTTTGTTGCAGGAGGAGCTTTTATATTATAAGAG TGAGGAAACAGAAGAAGAAACTAGATCCCCTCAACCTACACCCATAATTAATTCAAAAACCTCAACTCAGCCAGAATCTGGAATCAAACGACT GTTTAGTTTCTTCTCTCGTGATAAAAAACGCATGCAGACGACACAGAAAAACGTTCACTTCCAGGATACTTTTGGCGAATGGGCAGATTCAAACAAAGAGGACTCCTACACCGAACAAGGCCAAGAGGCCCTTCAGCATCTGTGA
- the RILPL1 gene encoding RILP-like protein 1 isoform X7 has translation MCFCTSLGTCTCSKLQAVEKLAVKGRLPAGEWNCSLSSTHLSLSGMSERERQVMKKLKEVVDKQRDEIRAKDRELGLKNEDVEALQQQQNRLMKINHDLRHRITVVEAQGKALIEQKVELEAYLQTKEQEMGTLRAELGKLREKLQGEHSQNGEEIKTEPNNDDFLSESEKMALDLKDPNRPRFTLQELRDVLHERNELKSRVFLLQEELLYYKSEETEEETRSPQPTPIINSKTSTQPESGIKRLFSFFSRDKKRMQTTQKNVHFQDTFGEWADSNKEDSYTEQGQEALQHL, from the exons ATGTGCTTTTGCACCTCATTAGGAACCTGCACCTGCTCCAAATTGCAAGCTGTAGAAAAACTGGCAGTCAAAggcaggctcccagcaggggagTGGAATTGTTCACTCTCTTCCACCCACTTGTCTCTTTCAG GAATGTCGGAGAGGGAGAGGCAAGTGATGAAGAAGCTGAAGGAAGTGGTAGATAAACAAAGGGATGAGATCAGAGCCAAGGACCGGGAACTGGGACTTAAAAATGAGGATGTGGAGGCA CTGCAACAACAACAGAACAGGCTAATGAAAATTAATCACGACCTTCGGCACAGAATCACAGTAGTTGAGGCTCAAGGGAAAGCGCTGATTGAGCAGAAGGTGGAATTGGAAGCATATCTGCAAACCAAGGAACAGGAGATGGGCACTTTGAGGGCAGAGCTTGGGAAGCTGAGAGAGAAGCTACAGGGGGAGCACAGCCAAAATGGAGAAGAAATAAAG ACAGAACCTAACAATGATGACTTTCTCTCTGAATCGGAGAAGATGGCTCTGGATTTAAAAGATCCAAACCGTCCAAGATTTACTCTACAAGAACTACGGGATGTCTTACACGAGCGGAATGAACTGAAGTCTAGAGTGTTTTTGTTGCAGGAGGAGCTTTTATATTATAAGAG TGAGGAAACAGAAGAAGAAACTAGATCCCCTCAACCTACACCCATAATTAATTCAAAAACCTCAACTCAGCCAGAATCTGGAATCAAACGACT GTTTAGTTTCTTCTCTCGTGATAAAAAACGCATGCAGACGACACAGAAAAACGTTCACTTCCAGGATACTTTTGGCGAATGGGCAGATTCAAACAAAGAGGACTCCTACACCGAACAAGGCCAAGAGGCCCTTCAGCATCTGTGA
- the RILPL1 gene encoding RILP-like protein 1 isoform X8 translates to MSQLMVQSKEQTLRPQGMSERERQVMKKLKEVVDKQRDEIRAKDRELGLKNEDVEALQQQQNRLMKINHDLRHRITVVEAQGKALIEQKVELEAYLQTKEQEMGTLRAELGKLREKLQGEHSQNGEEIKTEPNNDDFLSESEKMALDLKDPNRPRFTLQELRDVLHERNELKSRVFLLQEELLYYKSEETEEETRSPQPTPIINSKTSTQPESGIKRLFSFFSRDKKRMQTTQKNVHFQDTFGEWADSNKEDSYTEQGQEALQHL, encoded by the exons ATGAGTCAGCTCATGGTACAGAGCAAAGAACAGACCCTGCGACCCCAAG GAATGTCGGAGAGGGAGAGGCAAGTGATGAAGAAGCTGAAGGAAGTGGTAGATAAACAAAGGGATGAGATCAGAGCCAAGGACCGGGAACTGGGACTTAAAAATGAGGATGTGGAGGCA CTGCAACAACAACAGAACAGGCTAATGAAAATTAATCACGACCTTCGGCACAGAATCACAGTAGTTGAGGCTCAAGGGAAAGCGCTGATTGAGCAGAAGGTGGAATTGGAAGCATATCTGCAAACCAAGGAACAGGAGATGGGCACTTTGAGGGCAGAGCTTGGGAAGCTGAGAGAGAAGCTACAGGGGGAGCACAGCCAAAATGGAGAAGAAATAAAG ACAGAACCTAACAATGATGACTTTCTCTCTGAATCGGAGAAGATGGCTCTGGATTTAAAAGATCCAAACCGTCCAAGATTTACTCTACAAGAACTACGGGATGTCTTACACGAGCGGAATGAACTGAAGTCTAGAGTGTTTTTGTTGCAGGAGGAGCTTTTATATTATAAGAG TGAGGAAACAGAAGAAGAAACTAGATCCCCTCAACCTACACCCATAATTAATTCAAAAACCTCAACTCAGCCAGAATCTGGAATCAAACGACT GTTTAGTTTCTTCTCTCGTGATAAAAAACGCATGCAGACGACACAGAAAAACGTTCACTTCCAGGATACTTTTGGCGAATGGGCAGATTCAAACAAAGAGGACTCCTACACCGAACAAGGCCAAGAGGCCCTTCAGCATCTGTGA
- the SNRNP35 gene encoding U11/U12 small nuclear ribonucleoprotein 35 kDa protein isoform X1, which yields MGISLWWSVKMNEWAPIAKEYDPLKAGSIDGTDEEPHDRAIWRAMLARYIPNKGVTGDPHLTLFVARLNLQTTEEKLKEAFSRYGDIRKIRLVRDLVTGFSKGYAFIEYKEERSLLKAHRDANRLVIDQHEIFVDFELERTLKGWIPRRLGGGFGGKKESGQLRFGGRDRPFRKPINLPTMKSDFYGEGSVEKRERSWSREGARDWRARDRDPERNRDKRWLERERSWAWGESNRDRERDSKEERSRGRTEREKTGKETGAGRETLRSREMTTNIGRRKFR from the exons atgggaatcagCCTGTGGTGGAGTGTT AAAATGAACGAGTGGGCGCCCATAGCGAAAGAGTATGACCCCCTCAAAGCAGGGAGCATTGATGGCACAGATGAAGAGCCCCATGACCGTGCCATTTGGAGGGCCATGTTGGCACGGTACATACCTAATAAGGGGGTTACAGGAGATCCCCACCTCACTCTCTTTGTAGCAAGACTGAATCTACAAACCACAGAGGAGAAGCTGAAGGAAGCCTTTTCCAGGTATGGAGACATTAGGAAGATTCGTCTGGTTAGAGACTTGGTGACAGGTTTTTCCAAGGGCTATGCGTTTATAGAGTACAAAGAGGAACGTTCGCTCTTGAAAGCCCATAGAGATGCCAACAGGCTGGTTATTGACCAGCATGAGATATTTGTGGACTTCGAGCTGGAAAGGACCCTCAAAGGATGGATCCCTCGGAGACTTGGAGGTGGTTTTGGAGGCAAGAAGGAATCCGGGCAGCTGCGGTTTGGAGGGCGGGACAGGCCTTTCCGAAAGCCCATCAATTTGCCAACTATGAAAAGTGACTTCTATGGAGAGGGATCAGTGGAGAAAAGAGAGAGGAGCTGGTCTCGTGAGGGAGCGAGGGACTGGAGAGCGAGGGACCGAGACCCTGAAAGGAACCGAGACAAGAGATGGCTGGAAAGGGAGCGATCGTGGGCTTGGGGTGAAAGCAACCGGGACAGAGAGCgggattccaaagaggaaaggagcagaggaaggacagagagagaaaagacaggGAAAGAGACCGGAGCAGGGAGAGAGACCCTAAGAAGCAGAGAGATGACGACAAACATCGGTAGAAGAAAGTTCCGTTAA
- the SNRNP35 gene encoding U11/U12 small nuclear ribonucleoprotein 35 kDa protein isoform X2: MNEWAPIAKEYDPLKAGSIDGTDEEPHDRAIWRAMLARYIPNKGVTGDPHLTLFVARLNLQTTEEKLKEAFSRYGDIRKIRLVRDLVTGFSKGYAFIEYKEERSLLKAHRDANRLVIDQHEIFVDFELERTLKGWIPRRLGGGFGGKKESGQLRFGGRDRPFRKPINLPTMKSDFYGEGSVEKRERSWSREGARDWRARDRDPERNRDKRWLERERSWAWGESNRDRERDSKEERSRGRTEREKTGKETGAGRETLRSREMTTNIGRRKFR, from the coding sequence ATGAACGAGTGGGCGCCCATAGCGAAAGAGTATGACCCCCTCAAAGCAGGGAGCATTGATGGCACAGATGAAGAGCCCCATGACCGTGCCATTTGGAGGGCCATGTTGGCACGGTACATACCTAATAAGGGGGTTACAGGAGATCCCCACCTCACTCTCTTTGTAGCAAGACTGAATCTACAAACCACAGAGGAGAAGCTGAAGGAAGCCTTTTCCAGGTATGGAGACATTAGGAAGATTCGTCTGGTTAGAGACTTGGTGACAGGTTTTTCCAAGGGCTATGCGTTTATAGAGTACAAAGAGGAACGTTCGCTCTTGAAAGCCCATAGAGATGCCAACAGGCTGGTTATTGACCAGCATGAGATATTTGTGGACTTCGAGCTGGAAAGGACCCTCAAAGGATGGATCCCTCGGAGACTTGGAGGTGGTTTTGGAGGCAAGAAGGAATCCGGGCAGCTGCGGTTTGGAGGGCGGGACAGGCCTTTCCGAAAGCCCATCAATTTGCCAACTATGAAAAGTGACTTCTATGGAGAGGGATCAGTGGAGAAAAGAGAGAGGAGCTGGTCTCGTGAGGGAGCGAGGGACTGGAGAGCGAGGGACCGAGACCCTGAAAGGAACCGAGACAAGAGATGGCTGGAAAGGGAGCGATCGTGGGCTTGGGGTGAAAGCAACCGGGACAGAGAGCgggattccaaagaggaaaggagcagaggaaggacagagagagaaaagacaggGAAAGAGACCGGAGCAGGGAGAGAGACCCTAAGAAGCAGAGAGATGACGACAAACATCGGTAGAAGAAAGTTCCGTTAA